GTCCGCATTCCTGAGACCGATGGTCAGCGCGCCGTGCCCGCCCATGGAATGTCCGGTGATAGACTGGCAATCCATGTCGACCGGGAAATGCGCGGCAAGCAGTTCGGGCAGTTCGCTCTCGATATAGGAGCGCATCCGGTAATGCTTCTGCCACGGTTCCTGCACCGCATCGACGTAGAAGCCGGCGCCCTTGCCGAAATCGTATTCGTCTTCGGCGTCGGGCACGTCCTCGCCGCGCGGGCTGGTATCGGGCGCGACGAAGATAATGCCGTGTTCGGCGCAGGCGCGGCGATACTCGCCCTTTTCCGTCACGTTTGCGTGGGTGCAGGTGAGGCCCGACAGATACCACAGCACCGGCAGGCGTGCGCCTTCTTCATGCGGCGGAACATAGACCGAGAAGGTCATTTCGGTCCCGGTTTCGGCGGAGGCATGGGAATAGATCCCCTGCACCCCGCCGAAAGCGCGATTTTCGCTCAGCGTTTCCACGGCCGCTGCGTCAGCCCATACGCTTCATGACGCAGATCTTGTTCCCTGCCGGATCGCGCAGATAGGCAAGATACATATTGCCGATCTCGCTCTCGCGGATGCCGGGCGGGTCTTCGATCGCGGTGCCGCCGTTCTCGACGCCCGCCTCGTGCCATGCATCGCCCTGTTCGGGGCTGTCGACGGCGAACCCGATCGTGCCGCCATTGGCGCAGGTCGCATCGTTTCCGTCGATCGGCTTCGACAGCAGGAAGATGCCGCCATTGTGCATGTAGATGACGCGGCCCTTGGGATCCATCGACCCCTCGCGCCCGCCCAGCGCCTTGAAGCAGGCGTCGTAGAACTTCTTCGACGCCTCGATATCGTTGGCGCCCAGCATCACGTGACTGAACATGTTATTCCTCTCCTTCCAGAATGTGTGCCCAACATTGCGGGCCGGGCAGCCGCTCGTCAACGTCGTATCGGCAAGCCGCGTCAGCCTTCGTGCACGGTCTTTGTCACCATGCAGGCCGCGACGCCTTCCGCGCCGTCTTCCATTCCGTGGCCCGACCATTGCACCCCGCCGAAAGGCGCGTCGACCGCGCTGACGCCGCCGGTATTGATGGCCAGCATTCCAGCCTCGACCTCGGCAGCTAGGCGGCGGCGACGGGCGGGGTCGTTGGTCCACGCATAGGCGGCAAGGCCATAGGGAAGGCGGTTGGCTTCCTCGATCATCGCGTCCTCGCCCGCCATCGGGTTAATCAGGGCCACGGGGCCGAAAGGCTCCTCGTTCATGATTTCGGCATCGGTCGGAACCTCGCTCAGCACGGTGGGTGCGTGGAAATAGCCCTGGTTGCCGATCCGCTCTCCGCCGGTCAGCAATTTCGCACCCTTGTCCTTCGCATCGCCGATCTTTGCAGCGAGGCCATCCGGGCCGCGATCGTTCGCCATCGGGCCCATCTGCACGCCTTTTTCGAAGCCGTTGCCGACCTTGATCGCTTCCGCCCGCTCGACGAAGCCGTCGCGGAACTTCTCGAACACGTCTTCCTCGACCAAGAAGCGGGTGGGACTGACGCACACCTGCCCGGCATTGCGATACTTGGTGGCGGCCATCGTATCGAGCGCGGTGTCGATATCGGCATCGCGGAAGACCAGCACGGGGCCATGCCCCCCAAGCTCCATCGTCGTGACCTTCAGGTCTTCTGCCGCCAGCTTGCTTAGGTGCTTGCCGACCGCGGTGGAGCCGGTGAAGGTCACCTTGCGGATGACGGGGCTGGCGAGAAGGTGGCGGCTGACCTCGTCCGGTACCCCGAAGACGACCTGCAGCACGTCGCCCGGCACGCCCGCATCGAGCAGCGCCTGCGCGATCATCATGCCGGCAGCCGGGGTTTCCTCGCTCGGCTTCACGATCACGGAGCAACCGGCGGCCAGCGGTCCGCCGATCTTGCGCATCACGTTGAGCGAGGGGAAATTCCAGGCGGCGAAACCGGCGACCGGTCCGACGGGATGTTGCTGCACCTCCACCCGGCTGCCTTCCGGACGGACCAGCGTGCGGCCATAGAGCCGCTTGCACTCGCCGGCGTAGAATTCCAGCAGCATGGCGGAATACAGCGTCTCGCCGGTTGCTTCGGGCACCGGCTTGCCCTGTTCGCGGGTCAGCGCCTGCGCGATTTCGCCTGCGCGGTCGCGGATGTTCTGCGCGCCCTTGCGAAGAATGGCCTCGCGCTTGTCCGCACTGGTCCTGCGCCATTCGCGAAAACCCTTTGCCGCACTGTCCAGCGCCCGGTCGAGATCGTCGCTTGTCGCCTTGGGCAGCGCGGCGATGGTCTCTCCGGTCGCAGGATCGAGCACGTCCAGCGTATCGCGCCCGGATGCATCCAGCTTTTCGCCGCCAACCAGCAGGTGGAGATCGGGATGGGTGCTCATGGGTTCGTGCTCCTGGGACGATGTGATCGAAGGACCCGGCCTTTCGGCTTTCGCCGGCGCTTCGTAAAGGGGCAGCATCGGTTCAGGAACACGCGCTATAGCAGGCGGCATGATCCATCTTCCCATGCTCGCCGCCGCTTTTCTCCCGCTCGCGCCCCTGGCACTCGCCAAGGGCGCGCCGTTGGTCGATCCGACCGTCACGGACGCGCCGCCGCCGGTCTCGCTGGAGCAGGAAGCGGCGCTGCGCTGCTCCGCCGCCTTCGCCCTGGTCTCGGCCGGGCAGGAACGCGGAAACGAGGCCGCGCTGCAGTTTCCGCCGCTGGCCGAGCGTGGCAAGGAGTATTTCGTCCGCAGCATGGCGCAGGTAATGGACGATACCGGAATGACCCGCGAACAGGTCAGCGCGCTGGTCGGGGCGAAAGCGCAGCAATTGTGGGACGACGGGGAGGTGGAGGACGCCATGCCCGCCTGCCTGCTGCTGCTGGACGCCTCCGGGCTCTAGCATAGGGGCGACGCGTCGGGGGGTGGGAGCTGTCATTCAGGCTCCGCTCAGCACGCAGGCCGTAACGTCAGCCGCATAGTGCCCATTTGCCCGCGAGAGGGGTTTGCCATGCGTTTCCTGATTTCCGCCGCCGCCGGACTGGCCCTTGCCGGGGCCGCATCGCCTGCCGCCGCGCAAGGTTTCGTGCTCGAAGACGACGCGGCGCAAGAAGTGACCGCGCAGCTGGCCGATCGCCTGTCCGACCCGGCATTCCAGCAGGAGCTTGCGGTGACCGTGGCGACGCTGTCGCAGGTCCTGCTCGACCTGCCCATCGCGCCGATTGCAGAGGCGGCTGCCGACATGGCAGGTGAGGAAGCGGCCCATATCGATCCCGACATGACCTTGCGCAAGGCGCTGCCCGGCAGCGGGGCAGTCCCGCAGGCGGTCGAGCGGGAACTGCCCCGCGCCATGGACCGGATGGCCGGCATGACCGGCGCATTCGAGGCCATGCTGCCCGCCTTGCGCGAAGCGGCGCGCCAGATGGAAGATGCCATCGAAGGTGCCGCGATCAATTAGTCTTTTTGCGTTCCTGCCGCCGCGATTCATTGGACGAAAGACTGTGTTTGCGCCATGATGGCGCGGCATGTGGCAACTCCATCAATTCCCCCTGTGTCCGTTCAGTCGCAAGGTGCGCCTGCATCTGAGCGAGAAGGGCGTGGCGTATGAACTCGTCCGGTCCGACCCGTGGTCGGCGGGCGACGATTTCTGGGCTTTGAACCCTGCCGGGCGGACGCCGGTCCTGCATGATCCGGAGCGGGGACTGGCGCTGTGCGACAGCCAGGCGATCTGCGAATATTTCGAGGAAACGAACGACAAGGCGCCGATGATCAACGGCACCGCGATCCAGCGTGCGGAAATCCGCCGCCTGACCGCCCTGTTCGACGAGAACTTCTTCGGCGACGTCACCATGCCCCTGCTGCACGAGCGGATGAAGAAGCGCATCGTCTATCGGCAGCCGCCAGACAGCCGCATCCTGCGCGAGGCGATGAAGCTGTCGCACGGGCATCTCGACTATATCGACTGGCTGGTGGACAACCGTGCATGGCTGGCCGGCTCTCAGATGAGCCTCGCCGACCTGAGCGCGGCGGCGCAGATTTCCGTGGCCGACTATCTGGGCGGGATCGACTGGGCGGGGCACGAACAGGCCCGCGGCTGGTACCAGGTGTTCAAGAGCCGTCCGAGTTTCCGCCCGTTGCTGAAAGAGCGGATGGAAAACGTCCACCCGCCCGCCCAGTATGCGGAGCTGGACGACTGAACTTGAGGAGGCAGGCCCGGCTTCCCATATCTCCATGGAAAGAAGGAGATAACGATGACCGGCCCCGCATCCGACCCGAAGACCGTGACCGACAGCGAATGGCGCGACAAGCTCTCGCCCGAGCAGTACCATGTCCTGCGCGAGGCAGGCACCGAACGGCCCTTCACCGGCAAGTACGACAAGCATTACGACGAAGGCGAATATGTCTGCGCCGCCTGCGGGCAGAAGCTGTTCGACAGCGATGCGAAATACAATAGCGGCTGCGGCTGGCCCGCCTTCACCAAGCCTGCGGAAGGCGAAGCGGTAGACGAACACCGCGACACCTCCCACGGCATGATCCGCACCGAGGTCACCTGTTCCAATTGCGACGGCCATCTGGGCCACGTCTTCCCCGACGGTCCGCCGGACCAGGGGGGGCTGCGCTATTGCATCAACAGCGCGGCGCTGGATTTCGAACCGGACGATTAAAGCCGGGCGCAAACCGGGTTAATCCCGTTCACTCTGAGCCAAGCTTCGCCTAGGTAGGGGGCGTTCAGGTGCCGGACGGTTCTTGCCGGTGCGACAGGAGACCTTTGCTCAATGGCACAGCGCGGCAGTCGCCGTCAGGCGGCGCGCAAGTCCGGTAGCAGGCGCAGCCGCCGACCGGAGCCGAAACCGAGGCGCAGTGCGTTCGCGCGCTGGACGCGGCGCATCCTGTTCACCGGTATCTTTGCCGTGTTCCTGGGCGCGCTGTTCCTCGGGCTCGCCGTACTGTTCGCGGCCCGATCCCTGCCCGGCTATTACGAACTGAAGGCGCAGCAGACGGGCCAGACCATCGTCGTGCGCGCCCGCGACGGGACGCAGATCGTCGAACTCGGCCCCAGCTATGGCGAATGGCTGGAAAGCGGCGAGATCCCCGACGTCATGAAACAGGCGATGATCTCGGTCGAAGATCGCCGCTATTACTCGCATTACGGGGTCGATCCGCTGGGCCTGGCGCGCGCGGTCTATACGGCGGCGACCGGCAATGGCCGCGTATCCGCCACCTCCACCATCACGCAGCAGCTTGCCCGCAACGTCTTCCTGAACTCGAACCGCACGCTGGACCGCAAGATGCGCGAGGCGGTCCTGGCGATGGCGCTGGAATACAAGTTCTCGAAGGAGCAGATCCTCGAGCTGTATCTGAACAAGGTGTATTTCGGCGGCGGCGCGTACGGGATCGACAGCGCCAGCCGGAAGTTCTTCAGCCACCCCGCGACCGACCTGTCCGTGGCGGAGGCAGCGATTATCGCCGGGCTGGTGAAGGCGCCCAGCCGTTATTCCCCGACGGCCGATGTCGATGCCGCGGTCGGGCGGGCGAATGTGGTCCTGCGCCTGATGCGCGAACAGGGGCGCATCAGCCAGGCAGAGGCCGATGTCGATCCGTCCATGGTCAGGCTGAAGGAAGACAATGCCGGCCAGAACTCGGTGCGCTATTTCACCGACTGGGCCCTGCCGCAGCTCGACATCCTGCTGCCCGAGACGTTCGAGCCGATCGAGGTCTGGACCACGCTGGACGTCGGCATGCAGCGCGCCGCCACCGCATCCATCAAGGCGAACACGCCGGGCGGGGCGCAGGGCGCGCTGGTATCGCTCGACCGCGACGGGGCCATCCGAGCGCTTGTCGGCGGGACCGACTACGTGGAAAGCAATTTCAACCGCGCGACGAAGGCCCTTCGCCAGCCGGGATCGAGCTGGAAACTGTTCGTCTATCTCGC
This is a stretch of genomic DNA from Erythrobacteraceae bacterium WH01K. It encodes these proteins:
- a CDS encoding VOC family protein — translated: MFSHVMLGANDIEASKKFYDACFKALGGREGSMDPKGRVIYMHNGGIFLLSKPIDGNDATCANGGTIGFAVDSPEQGDAWHEAGVENGGTAIEDPPGIRESEIGNMYLAYLRDPAGNKICVMKRMG
- a CDS encoding NAD-dependent succinate-semialdehyde dehydrogenase — encoded protein: MSTHPDLHLLVGGEKLDASGRDTLDVLDPATGETIAALPKATSDDLDRALDSAAKGFREWRRTSADKREAILRKGAQNIRDRAGEIAQALTREQGKPVPEATGETLYSAMLLEFYAGECKRLYGRTLVRPEGSRVEVQQHPVGPVAGFAAWNFPSLNVMRKIGGPLAAGCSVIVKPSEETPAAGMMIAQALLDAGVPGDVLQVVFGVPDEVSRHLLASPVIRKVTFTGSTAVGKHLSKLAAEDLKVTTMELGGHGPVLVFRDADIDTALDTMAATKYRNAGQVCVSPTRFLVEEDVFEKFRDGFVERAEAIKVGNGFEKGVQMGPMANDRGPDGLAAKIGDAKDKGAKLLTGGERIGNQGYFHAPTVLSEVPTDAEIMNEEPFGPVALINPMAGEDAMIEEANRLPYGLAAYAWTNDPARRRRLAAEVEAGMLAINTGGVSAVDAPFGGVQWSGHGMEDGAEGVAACMVTKTVHEG
- a CDS encoding glutathione S-transferase family protein, with the translated sequence MWQLHQFPLCPFSRKVRLHLSEKGVAYELVRSDPWSAGDDFWALNPAGRTPVLHDPERGLALCDSQAICEYFEETNDKAPMINGTAIQRAEIRRLTALFDENFFGDVTMPLLHERMKKRIVYRQPPDSRILREAMKLSHGHLDYIDWLVDNRAWLAGSQMSLADLSAAAQISVADYLGGIDWAGHEQARGWYQVFKSRPSFRPLLKERMENVHPPAQYAELDD
- a CDS encoding PBP1A family penicillin-binding protein; the protein is MAQRGSRRQAARKSGSRRSRRPEPKPRRSAFARWTRRILFTGIFAVFLGALFLGLAVLFAARSLPGYYELKAQQTGQTIVVRARDGTQIVELGPSYGEWLESGEIPDVMKQAMISVEDRRYYSHYGVDPLGLARAVYTAATGNGRVSATSTITQQLARNVFLNSNRTLDRKMREAVLAMALEYKFSKEQILELYLNKVYFGGGAYGIDSASRKFFSHPATDLSVAEAAIIAGLVKAPSRYSPTADVDAAVGRANVVLRLMREQGRISQAEADVDPSMVRLKEDNAGQNSVRYFTDWALPQLDILLPETFEPIEVWTTLDVGMQRAATASIKANTPGGAQGALVSLDRDGAIRALVGGTDYVESNFNRATKALRQPGSSWKLFVYLAALEAGYKPEDTVKDTQTTIDGWTPRNSGGGYAGEITVRTAFAYSKNTVAAQLGNEVGFGTVASMARRFGITSEISTYPSMVLGSSEVRLIDMTRAFAAVSAGGNSVEPYGIVKVTTASGDTIYTHPRARSTKLIPDYVAAGITDLLQAAVATGTGRAAQIGRPVAGKTGTTSSNKDGYFVGFSSGITTGVWMGKDDNSRVAGLQGGRAPAQAFAAYMRYAVKDRPVEPFDTELDLPEWQLEPDDEVMFGDPSDYYYIDEQGNLVEPGGGTSPGRGDGFPGSGSGSPDGVRRDTGEDGAPQAADDDFLERATGGASGGSGSGNGGGGSVIVTRPAPQPNPPVRIENPPSRPAPMRTAPASPPQQRQPAPPGPGAPQQQ
- the fghA gene encoding S-formylglutathione hydrolase; this encodes METLSENRAFGGVQGIYSHASAETGTEMTFSVYVPPHEEGARLPVLWYLSGLTCTHANVTEKGEYRRACAEHGIIFVAPDTSPRGEDVPDAEDEYDFGKGAGFYVDAVQEPWQKHYRMRSYIESELPELLAAHFPVDMDCQSITGHSMGGHGALTIGLRNADRFRSISAFAPIVAPSQVPWGEKALGRYLGDDRAAWREYDALALIEDGARHPHILVDQGTADNFLEEQLKPGLLALACRKADMQASIRMQDGYDHSYYFISTFMGDHVAWHAKHLNA
- the msrB gene encoding peptide-methionine (R)-S-oxide reductase MsrB; amino-acid sequence: MTGPASDPKTVTDSEWRDKLSPEQYHVLREAGTERPFTGKYDKHYDEGEYVCAACGQKLFDSDAKYNSGCGWPAFTKPAEGEAVDEHRDTSHGMIRTEVTCSNCDGHLGHVFPDGPPDQGGLRYCINSAALDFEPDD